In one Leptospiraceae bacterium genomic region, the following are encoded:
- the asnB gene encoding asparagine synthase (glutamine-hydrolyzing), translated as MCGILGAYDLLKQRTFPKEVLQKMATALQHRGPEKEDFYSKPGYATGVRRLILRDREGGNQPMQTNSSCFSYNGELYSFKEDRLRLSKSHIHFHTFSDTEVFQKGLEVEGLKFIQNAEAQFAFAFYDKTCRSLLLARDRFGIVPLYYTYHNNWLLYASEIKALLASGEINPKPAALALDHILSGLALSPGESCFENIFSIPPGFYLHIDGKDRKLEKYVASSEDEFILHKEPEKKLIDKLDALLLSSVARRLEADADIGVYLSGGVDSSLIAAMAKEVTISEKRKDLSAYSIRLGKDESSFAIETAKKLGIRHIVLDVQEKDIISAFPAAVYAAEMPVLDHANICLQLLAKEVKKDGRKGVLTGEGADEAFGGYPWHRFMNPFIRTIIYKGMEMYFSNKNIQKTAVFRSFNQYPLFLFLSHIRDLFYSKEFKDKVYSSNNISYPLTKNYQVKRSKLQNSLHLDYEWLLAGHLLIDKGDRVSMSASIEARYPFLDTQVFQFANQIPDVYKFRGLTNKWILRKVAERYLSKETAQRKKHMFRAEPLIHGKARPNWVEELLSPESLRFTGFFEPALVEKHLYSRNHSGYFSNPLLQVGLSGVVSTQLWYHLFCGGNLCSLPPSI; from the coding sequence ATGTGCGGAATCCTAGGGGCCTATGATCTATTAAAACAAAGAACCTTCCCAAAAGAAGTGCTTCAAAAAATGGCTACTGCTTTGCAACACAGGGGACCGGAAAAAGAAGACTTTTACTCAAAACCCGGTTATGCCACGGGAGTCAGACGACTCATTCTCAGGGACCGAGAAGGCGGGAATCAACCGATGCAAACAAATTCTTCCTGTTTTTCTTATAATGGGGAATTATATTCTTTTAAAGAAGACAGGCTAAGATTAAGCAAATCCCACATTCATTTTCATACTTTCTCTGATACGGAGGTTTTTCAAAAAGGCTTAGAAGTCGAAGGTCTCAAGTTTATACAAAATGCAGAAGCCCAATTTGCCTTTGCTTTTTATGATAAGACTTGCCGTTCTTTACTATTAGCCAGGGATAGATTTGGTATTGTTCCATTGTATTATACTTATCACAACAACTGGCTTTTATACGCTTCGGAAATAAAAGCCCTTCTGGCATCCGGAGAGATAAACCCAAAACCCGCCGCCCTTGCTTTAGACCATATTTTAAGCGGTCTTGCCCTGAGTCCGGGAGAATCCTGCTTTGAAAATATATTTTCTATTCCTCCAGGTTTCTACCTGCACATAGACGGAAAAGATAGGAAACTGGAGAAATATGTAGCTTCGTCGGAAGATGAATTTATTCTGCATAAAGAACCTGAGAAAAAACTTATAGACAAGCTGGATGCTCTTTTGCTTTCGTCTGTAGCCAGGCGGCTCGAGGCCGATGCGGATATAGGAGTTTACTTGAGCGGAGGGGTGGATTCTTCCCTGATTGCAGCTATGGCAAAAGAAGTTACAATTTCTGAAAAAAGAAAAGATTTAAGTGCCTATAGCATTCGTTTAGGAAAAGATGAGAGTAGCTTTGCAATAGAAACTGCTAAAAAACTTGGCATTCGACATATAGTTTTAGATGTTCAGGAGAAAGACATTATTTCTGCTTTTCCCGCCGCTGTATATGCTGCTGAAATGCCCGTATTAGACCATGCGAATATATGCTTACAACTACTGGCCAAAGAAGTAAAAAAAGATGGCAGGAAGGGAGTGCTTACAGGTGAAGGGGCCGATGAAGCCTTCGGAGGTTATCCCTGGCACAGGTTTATGAATCCGTTCATTCGAACTATAATATATAAGGGAATGGAAATGTATTTTTCGAATAAGAATATACAAAAGACTGCAGTTTTTAGAAGCTTTAACCAGTACCCACTCTTTCTTTTTCTTTCACATATACGAGATTTGTTTTACTCAAAAGAGTTTAAAGACAAAGTTTATTCTTCTAATAATATCTCTTATCCTCTCACAAAGAATTACCAGGTTAAAAGAAGTAAATTACAGAACTCCTTACATCTGGACTATGAGTGGCTCTTAGCCGGACATCTCTTGATAGACAAGGGAGACAGGGTTTCTATGTCCGCTTCTATTGAAGCGAGATACCCTTTTTTAGATACACAGGTTTTTCAATTTGCAAATCAAATTCCGGATGTTTATAAGTTCCGGGGATTAACAAACAAGTGGATACTGAGAAAAGTAGCAGAACGCTATCTCAGTAAAGAAACAGCCCAAAGAAAAAAGCACATGTTTCGGGCAGAACCTCTTATTCATGGAAAGGCACGTCCTAATTGGGTGGAGGAGCTTTTATCACCCGAATCTCTTCGATTCACCGGCTTCTTTGAACCTGCATTGGTTGAAAAACATTTGTATTCACGAAATCATTCCGGATATTTCAGCAATCCTTTACTACAGGTGGGTTTATCGGGAGTAGTGAGTACGCAACTCTGGTATCATTTATTCTGTGGAGGGAATCTCTGCTCTCTTCCGCCTTCAATATAG
- a CDS encoding HAMP domain-containing histidine kinase, which produces MDRELELKDEAEIWNEQYSRKLVSSAYITAFIGMMTYIPGTLFSAFIIEERGSLENVYIRFFPLFPTLITAYLLFRKKISAKVFAYTIWMSLFLSAGFAASSLSKNFDTLIASILANIPIIIAPAILLFWHYKHSLFNCVFGFLVNVLFAYLFNPENFSKYITYWLILLPIALAAITISGLRYQYFRIIFFNALKLAKVNQVLEKQKQQIVKQNLQLQEKNEELNTQAFSLTEMNSMKNRFISIMAHDLKNSFNEILGLSKILMEDAEEESLEDVKTYSRYVHNSAQNTYTMLNSLLEWSRAHDGKLILHPQNIEINTLLLNVISLLQSRADKKNITINRNFEKKLFLYADENSLSTIFFNLIGNAIKFTYLNGKIEIDLEETEYCIRINIRDNGQGIAKKDLDKIFSLEHNFQTEGTEGERGTGIGLILCAELIEKNKGQISVESELSKGSTFSLLLPKSEIPCAES; this is translated from the coding sequence ATGGACAGAGAACTTGAATTGAAGGATGAAGCTGAAATCTGGAATGAACAATATTCCAGGAAGCTTGTTAGCTCAGCCTATATAACCGCCTTCATCGGGATGATGACTTATATACCGGGTACTCTTTTTTCGGCTTTTATCATCGAAGAAAGAGGTAGTCTGGAAAATGTGTATATACGTTTTTTTCCTTTATTTCCAACTCTTATTACGGCTTATCTACTATTCAGAAAGAAAATTTCTGCTAAAGTATTTGCTTATACTATCTGGATGTCTCTTTTTTTATCGGCAGGTTTTGCAGCCAGCAGTCTCAGCAAAAATTTTGATACTTTAATAGCCAGCATACTTGCTAATATTCCTATTATTATTGCACCGGCCATACTCTTATTCTGGCATTATAAGCATAGTCTGTTTAACTGTGTATTCGGTTTTCTTGTTAATGTTCTTTTTGCTTATCTTTTCAATCCTGAAAACTTTTCTAAGTATATTACCTACTGGCTAATTCTTTTACCTATTGCTCTTGCTGCTATTACAATTTCTGGTTTGCGGTATCAGTATTTTCGAATCATCTTCTTCAATGCTCTTAAGCTTGCAAAAGTAAATCAAGTATTAGAAAAGCAAAAACAACAGATTGTAAAACAAAATCTTCAATTACAGGAGAAAAATGAAGAATTAAATACACAGGCTTTTTCTCTTACAGAAATGAATTCCATGAAAAACAGGTTTATCTCTATCATGGCTCATGATCTGAAAAATTCGTTCAACGAAATTTTAGGACTTTCGAAAATTCTAATGGAAGATGCTGAAGAGGAAAGTCTTGAGGATGTAAAAACCTATAGTCGCTATGTTCACAATTCTGCACAGAATACCTATACTATGCTAAATAGTCTTCTGGAATGGTCCAGGGCTCATGATGGAAAACTAATACTCCATCCTCAAAATATCGAAATAAATACTCTTCTTTTAAATGTGATAAGCCTTTTGCAAAGCAGGGCAGACAAGAAAAATATTACCATAAATAGGAATTTTGAAAAGAAGTTATTTCTATATGCTGATGAAAATTCTCTAAGTACCATATTCTTCAATCTTATAGGAAATGCAATAAAGTTTACCTATTTGAACGGTAAGATAGAAATAGACTTAGAGGAAACAGAGTACTGTATTCGTATTAACATTAGGGATAACGGTCAGGGTATAGCAAAGAAAGATTTGGATAAGATCTTTTCTTTAGAACATAATTTTCAAACAGAAGGCACTGAAGGTGAACGTGGAACCGGTATAGGTCTTATTCTCTGTGCGGAACTTATAGAGAAAAACAAGGGACAAATTTCTGTAGAAAGTGAACTCAGTAAGGGTAGTACTTTTAGTCTTTTACTTCCCAAAAGTGAAATTCCATGTGCGGAATCCTAG
- a CDS encoding pyridoxal-phosphate dependent enzyme, translating to MKSFIQVPTPLQYLEKVSEYLRTPVWIKREDLFSYYSASGSKARKLAKILPLLEKESVTDIITAGTTGSHHVNATAKIAKTFDFKVHAIFLKQPYLDYSYAIYQNTCSLVQDISFSINELSLAFRALYLYHKLKREGKRPYFLFPGGTNAGGISAYVEAGLELLQQPVPVDYQVCIYGSGGITAGLQLARQLEPSLPPIFSVQVYPGFWNGKLYIRNLAGLSQVKYGITSYGDTDLSISSSYIGKAYGTENESCKEAIEIFQKDKIQLDPIYMARAGQAIIDLARKKNNAKGLLLWYTSPAFNSLY from the coding sequence TTGAAATCTTTTATTCAGGTTCCGACTCCGCTTCAATACTTAGAAAAGGTTTCTGAGTATCTCAGAACACCCGTCTGGATAAAACGAGAAGACTTATTTTCCTATTACTCGGCCAGCGGAAGTAAGGCAAGAAAACTGGCTAAAATTCTGCCCCTGCTAGAAAAAGAATCTGTAACAGATATCATTACAGCCGGAACTACAGGCTCTCATCATGTAAATGCTACAGCTAAGATCGCAAAAACTTTCGATTTTAAGGTTCATGCGATATTTCTAAAACAACCTTATTTAGACTATTCTTATGCAATTTATCAAAATACCTGTTCTCTGGTGCAGGACATTTCTTTTTCTATAAATGAACTAAGTCTTGCTTTTCGGGCTTTATACCTCTATCATAAATTAAAAAGAGAAGGGAAAAGACCCTATTTTCTCTTTCCCGGCGGAACCAATGCGGGAGGTATTTCTGCTTATGTAGAAGCCGGCTTAGAACTTTTACAACAGCCCGTACCTGTAGATTACCAGGTTTGTATCTATGGTTCGGGTGGAATCACAGCCGGTTTGCAACTCGCAAGGCAGTTAGAACCTTCTCTTCCTCCTATCTTTAGTGTTCAGGTTTATCCCGGTTTCTGGAATGGAAAGTTATATATTCGAAACCTCGCAGGCTTATCACAGGTAAAATATGGAATTACGTCTTATGGAGATACAGATCTATCTATCAGCTCTTCTTATATCGGAAAAGCTTATGGAACAGAAAATGAATCCTGTAAAGAAGCTATTGAAATATTTCAAAAAGATAAAATACAACTGGATCCCATCTACATGGCAAGAGCCGGACAGGCAATTATTGATTTAGCCAGAAAGAAGAACAATGCAAAGGGTCTTCTACTCTGGTATACATCCCCGGCTTTTAATTCTCTATATTGA
- a CDS encoding HD domain-containing protein, producing the protein MKSQKLDFSKCEQEKIHIPSLIQPHGYSIAIDKLSLKVTRSSENVSIVIPLTSILDKPMNFLFPDEISSEILSKLDWNLQKKYVFSNKLIPLFSSSPIDLIICDAEKEFIIEILPNSLSEGDIESIEFVLNGIVKKLITTQEISHLFDLATKEIKKLSGYDRVMIYRFDEEFNGEVIAEAKEEEMEPYLNLHYPASDIPSQARDLYCKNMIRTIVDIHYKPVPLQTISHISEPLDMSYSTLRSVSPIHLEYLNNMGVCATMTISILVNQSLWGLISCHHGTSYSPSLKLQSVCEIFGNILGGIIQMREESESSRKNSELLARLEIIMGILLSRENELDALNLITSKTFLFQSIYKSDGFIFYNRNKIISYNLDLSNSQILLLLENIDTFIENGIFYTNYLVGVCPNLPDIILKMCAGIMVLKLSTNPDSLWIWTREEKTRTISWGGNPNEKAIVNQQGEISPRKSFEKYNQLVTHRSIPWNQSEKYFSQYVIPQFYRLFEFFESNKEIEIHKQKIFDMEQERAKHYKELIEMLVGVIEQRDAYTAGHTKRVADYSVEIAKELELNQKEISVLREAAILHDIGKVIIPDSILLKPGKLSQKEYELIKLHLDVGFQILDKIDYYKPLANIIKYHHEKYDGTGYPYRAKRDEIPLLSHIMIVADSFDAMTTNRIYQARKTVEEALAELLLYRGKWYHPEVVDAAIRATKKFQNKNQMNTSQLPSTQLEKERFSYFFKDQLTGVYNDTYLWMVIRNIIPEIQYSQFALLELHGMSDYNDKFGWHQGNEVIRKFSDILKKYVREEQLFRVYGDDFVICFENIESKEEFLHNWKDLQIDTVSSTCKSVEKDIFLEMFSS; encoded by the coding sequence ATGAAAAGCCAGAAACTCGATTTTTCAAAATGTGAACAGGAAAAAATTCACATTCCAAGCCTGATCCAGCCGCATGGATACTCGATTGCAATTGACAAGCTTAGCTTAAAAGTAACCCGGTCCAGTGAAAATGTAAGTATAGTTATACCCCTTACTTCAATTTTAGATAAACCAATGAATTTTCTTTTCCCGGATGAGATTTCTTCCGAGATATTAAGTAAACTTGATTGGAATCTTCAAAAAAAATATGTATTTTCAAATAAACTCATTCCCCTATTTTCTTCGAGTCCTATCGATCTTATTATCTGCGATGCAGAAAAAGAATTTATCATAGAAATTCTTCCCAATAGCTTATCCGAAGGAGATATAGAATCGATAGAATTTGTCTTAAATGGTATTGTCAAGAAACTTATTACAACTCAAGAAATCTCTCATTTGTTTGATCTGGCTACAAAGGAAATAAAAAAATTAAGCGGCTATGATAGAGTGATGATCTATCGTTTCGATGAAGAATTCAATGGGGAAGTTATAGCCGAAGCCAAAGAAGAGGAAATGGAACCCTATTTAAATCTTCACTATCCTGCAAGTGACATTCCTTCCCAGGCAAGAGATCTATATTGTAAAAATATGATACGTACAATCGTAGATATACATTATAAACCTGTTCCCCTTCAAACTATTTCTCATATTTCAGAACCTCTGGACATGAGTTATAGTACCTTAAGAAGTGTATCCCCCATTCATCTTGAGTATTTAAACAATATGGGAGTCTGTGCAACAATGACCATTTCTATCCTGGTGAATCAGAGTCTATGGGGTCTTATAAGTTGTCATCACGGAACCTCCTATTCTCCCAGTTTAAAATTACAGAGTGTCTGTGAAATATTTGGAAATATACTGGGTGGAATCATCCAGATGAGAGAAGAAAGCGAAAGTTCCAGAAAAAACAGTGAGTTACTTGCCAGGCTGGAAATAATCATGGGCATCCTATTATCAAGGGAAAATGAATTGGATGCTCTAAACTTAATCACAAGCAAAACTTTTTTATTTCAGTCTATTTATAAATCCGATGGATTTATATTTTATAATCGTAATAAAATTATTTCTTACAATCTCGATCTTTCTAATTCTCAGATTCTTCTTTTATTAGAAAATATAGATACTTTTATTGAAAATGGAATATTTTATACCAACTATCTGGTAGGAGTCTGTCCAAATTTACCTGATATAATATTAAAAATGTGCGCCGGAATCATGGTACTGAAACTGAGCACAAATCCGGATAGTCTCTGGATCTGGACCCGGGAAGAAAAGACCCGTACCATTTCCTGGGGAGGGAACCCGAATGAAAAAGCAATAGTAAACCAGCAGGGCGAAATTTCTCCCCGTAAATCATTTGAAAAGTATAACCAGTTAGTAACCCATAGATCCATCCCCTGGAATCAATCTGAAAAATATTTTTCTCAGTATGTTATTCCCCAATTTTATCGACTCTTTGAGTTCTTTGAATCAAATAAGGAAATCGAAATTCACAAGCAAAAAATTTTTGATATGGAACAGGAAAGAGCCAAGCATTATAAAGAGCTAATTGAAATGCTGGTAGGGGTAATAGAACAAAGGGATGCTTATACAGCCGGTCATACAAAACGGGTCGCTGATTATTCGGTAGAAATCGCTAAAGAGTTGGAATTAAACCAAAAAGAGATTTCCGTGCTGAGAGAAGCCGCAATACTTCATGATATAGGAAAAGTAATCATCCCGGATTCGATTTTATTAAAACCGGGGAAATTATCTCAAAAAGAGTATGAACTCATAAAACTACATTTAGATGTAGGTTTTCAAATATTAGATAAAATAGATTATTATAAACCTCTGGCCAATATCATAAAGTATCATCATGAAAAATATGATGGTACAGGTTATCCCTATCGTGCGAAAAGAGATGAAATTCCCTTACTCTCGCATATTATGATTGTTGCAGATTCCTTTGATGCCATGACAACGAATCGTATTTACCAGGCAAGAAAAACAGTAGAAGAAGCTCTTGCTGAGTTACTTTTATACAGAGGGAAATGGTATCATCCTGAGGTAGTTGATGCCGCGATTAGGGCAACGAAAAAGTTTCAGAATAAAAATCAGATGAATACAAGCCAGTTACCTTCTACGCAGTTAGAAAAAGAAAGATTTTCTTATTTTTTCAAAGACCAACTGACCGGGGTATATAACGATACTTATTTATGGATGGTAATAAGAAATATTATCCCGGAAATTCAATATTCCCAATTTGCTTTACTCGAACTTCACGGGATGTCAGATTACAATGATAAGTTTGGCTGGCATCAGGGGAATGAAGTAATTCGCAAATTTTCAGATATTCTAAAAAAATACGTAAGGGAAGAACAATTGTTTCGTGTCTACGGTGATGATTTTGTGATCTGTTTTGAAAATATAGAATCGAAAGAAGAGTTTTTACATAATTGGAAAGATTTACAAATTGACACGGTTTCGAGTACCTGTAAGTCTGTTGAAAAAGATATATTTCTGGAAATGTTTAGTTCCTAA
- a CDS encoding site-specific DNA-methyltransferase: MACSNHKIFIHDSRSLSGLVEPDSLDLVLTSPPYPMIQMWDDLFFQMNPEIQNILKEDPSLAFELMNREMDIVWESLYTSLKDGGFLIINTGDATRSINGDFQLFSNHARIIQKCLQLGFKNLPNILWRKQTNAPNKFMGSGMFPAGAYVTLEHEYILIFRKGPKKSFNSKQKEIRRESSYFWEERNVWFSDIWEDIKGIKQLIKNSETRNRSAAYPFELAYRLINMYSCKGDRVLDPFWGTGTTTLAAIASERNSIGIELESYFKKEFLDTVGLFKDSLNEYLYKRIEKHRIFVKNRLESGKEIKHHNEKMNFPVMTSQEKELRIKQIDLIQNNNDTIRVEYSEISDIRNFMLRKKD; encoded by the coding sequence ATGGCTTGTTCCAATCACAAAATATTTATTCATGACTCAAGGTCTTTATCAGGGTTAGTCGAACCAGATTCGCTTGATTTGGTTCTTACTTCGCCTCCTTATCCGATGATCCAGATGTGGGATGATCTTTTTTTTCAAATGAACCCGGAAATTCAAAATATTTTAAAAGAAGATCCATCATTAGCTTTCGAACTTATGAACAGGGAGATGGACATAGTCTGGGAATCTTTGTATACATCCCTAAAAGATGGTGGTTTTTTGATTATTAATACTGGCGATGCTACTCGCAGTATTAACGGTGATTTTCAATTGTTCTCCAATCATGCAAGGATTATTCAAAAGTGCTTACAGCTTGGTTTTAAAAATCTACCAAATATTCTGTGGCGAAAACAAACCAATGCTCCTAATAAATTTATGGGTTCCGGCATGTTTCCGGCAGGTGCTTATGTTACTCTGGAACATGAATATATTTTAATATTCCGAAAAGGACCTAAAAAGAGTTTTAATTCGAAGCAGAAAGAGATTCGTCGTGAAAGTTCTTATTTCTGGGAAGAAAGAAATGTCTGGTTTTCTGATATCTGGGAAGATATCAAAGGAATAAAACAACTCATAAAAAATTCGGAAACCAGGAACAGAAGTGCAGCTTATCCTTTCGAGTTGGCTTACAGGTTGATTAACATGTACTCTTGCAAGGGGGATAGGGTTTTGGATCCATTCTGGGGAACCGGCACTACAACATTAGCTGCTATTGCATCAGAAAGAAACAGTATAGGTATTGAACTGGAGTCTTATTTTAAAAAGGAATTTTTAGATACCGTGGGTTTATTTAAGGATTCTTTAAATGAGTATTTATATAAGCGAATTGAAAAACATAGAATTTTTGTTAAGAATAGACTGGAATCAGGAAAAGAAATAAAACATCATAATGAAAAAATGAATTTCCCTGTAATGACATCTCAGGAGAAAGAACTCAGAATTAAACAGATAGATTTGATTCAAAATAATAATGATACAATCAGAGTGGAATACTCAGAGATTTCTGATATTCGAAACTTTATGCTAAGGAAAAAGGATTGA
- a CDS encoding diiron oxygenase produces MNSLNWNSIQYESEVPKTFLIPEHHWPQLLNTSLSLEQRIRLNHLASYFMCEMFVYFETSIIQYMEYNKSKIFQFLTEKQYTKFIYEEKEHIRAFKTLSKIIAPELYSEDKLQFLHRSSFDSLILRHTPLSSFFMMAFLFEEMTLFVFPVMQEKLDESWKPVLDVMDLHAREEKSHVRYDRIVVEGVITKRSFLRTQFEMLSLLPLVAYSDKKVALAWKKAAKYFAIKENLNATQYKEIKKKGMSKSDRMGISSYIQKNEQKPVPGLSSLSYALSKLI; encoded by the coding sequence ATGAACTCACTCAACTGGAATAGCATACAATATGAATCAGAAGTTCCGAAGACTTTTTTAATCCCGGAACATCACTGGCCTCAGCTACTGAACACATCTTTAAGTTTAGAACAAAGAATTCGACTGAACCACCTGGCCAGCTATTTCATGTGTGAAATGTTTGTATATTTTGAAACTTCGATTATTCAATATATGGAATATAATAAAAGTAAAATCTTTCAATTCTTAACGGAAAAGCAATATACTAAGTTTATTTATGAGGAAAAAGAGCATATTCGGGCGTTTAAAACTCTATCTAAAATAATCGCTCCTGAATTATATTCCGAAGATAAACTTCAGTTTCTGCATCGTTCAAGCTTTGATTCTCTCATCCTGAGACACACTCCCCTGTCTTCTTTTTTCATGATGGCATTTTTGTTCGAAGAGATGACTCTGTTCGTTTTTCCTGTCATGCAAGAAAAATTGGATGAAAGCTGGAAACCCGTTCTGGATGTAATGGACTTACATGCCAGGGAAGAAAAAAGCCACGTTCGTTACGATAGAATTGTAGTGGAAGGGGTAATCACAAAGCGTTCATTTCTCAGAACACAGTTTGAAATGTTGAGTCTCTTACCTTTAGTAGCTTACTCTGATAAAAAGGTTGCTCTTGCCTGGAAAAAGGCAGCGAAGTATTTTGCCATCAAAGAAAACTTGAATGCAACACAGTATAAAGAAATCAAAAAAAAGGGTATGTCGAAATCAGATAGGATGGGAATAAGCTCGTATATACAAAAAAACGAGCAAAAACCCGTACCCGGACTTTCAAGTCTTTCTTATGCTTTATCAAAATTGATATAG
- a CDS encoding prolipoprotein diacylglyceryl transferase — protein sequence MPNYKFRIQNWLHNQTGMPIVLFKYKNILLIRFGLVSSISLLFGLLLFIPLLVGLGISKKTVNSLLLYAPLNLILFSFVQSIILSFKSILKDYRFLKNISFGFFGGLLGVISTFIYFSYKDNFNLLALLDGSALLGGFIHGYARTACINYGCCHGKEIPNFTRDQLHILYTDPLSKAIRVSHYSQTPLYPVQLYESLGCIGIGIFQLTMILLFYIPGIFFSTYLVLYGLLRFICEFYRGEKDSPLFFNLSSYQWISLALFNLGIIFFFYFILKGTLSRFPFQAVEFNDIKEFLPYIIGMPLIMLFFYGFHYKAIGKWCS from the coding sequence ATGCCAAATTATAAATTTCGTATTCAAAACTGGTTACATAATCAAACCGGTATGCCTATTGTTTTATTTAAATATAAGAATATTCTTTTAATCCGTTTTGGACTTGTAAGTTCTATTTCTTTACTATTTGGACTTTTACTCTTTATTCCCCTGTTAGTAGGGCTCGGGATCTCAAAAAAAACGGTAAACTCCCTTCTCCTGTACGCTCCTCTAAATTTAATTCTATTTTCCTTTGTTCAAAGTATAATTTTATCATTTAAGAGTATTCTAAAAGATTATCGTTTTTTAAAAAACATTAGCTTTGGTTTTTTTGGTGGTTTACTCGGAGTAATATCTACCTTTATTTATTTTTCCTACAAAGACAACTTCAATCTGCTTGCCCTTCTGGATGGTTCGGCTCTTTTAGGTGGCTTTATACATGGTTATGCAAGAACTGCCTGTATTAATTATGGTTGTTGCCATGGAAAAGAAATTCCGAATTTCACAAGAGATCAGCTACATATTCTCTATACAGACCCCCTATCAAAAGCCATTCGGGTATCCCATTATTCACAAACTCCTCTTTACCCGGTACAATTATACGAAAGTCTCGGATGTATCGGGATTGGAATTTTCCAGCTTACAATGATATTGTTATTTTATATTCCCGGAATATTCTTTTCTACTTATTTAGTGCTATACGGACTTTTACGATTTATCTGTGAATTCTACAGAGGAGAAAAAGATAGTCCCCTATTTTTTAACTTATCTTCATACCAGTGGATTTCTCTTGCATTATTTAACCTGGGTATAATATTTTTCTTTTATTTCATTTTAAAGGGAACTCTATCCCGTTTTCCCTTTCAAGCGGTAGAATTTAATGATATAAAAGAGTTCCTTCCGTATATAATCGGAATGCCCCTTATCATGTTATTTTTTTATGGATTTCATTATAAAGCCATTGGGAAATGGTGTTCTTAG
- a CDS encoding phosphatidylserine/phosphatidylglycerophosphate/cardiolipin synthase family protein: MYLFSGNGELRTLQMIEKAYPWAHTVAKWLIEKKRQIPEIQIIVILDTQTIEKASLTPVKIPPLTRHRLESEGIIVLNASLRETLYNKNRKFPKICRFHETWDNNRPYTKSDWVSLQNRWQSLHNVEDHRKNLVIDSGKAGLIFSHNIIDQAYLWQENTFLLRGTMASELWNIALVSLKNALSLPILFSEEELQLKSLFTKETERKSQNYNSKNKILESGPVILKTVIKEIHNITESHITEIILASTYFSDLKTLEELLLVSKTVRLRILVDNCHALALKPFLRFLLRNTVNLSCIHTCRKNENVELRLFPSRPTEMMHCKAIAFLGKKASLIAGQANYTPNSFSGAWLETNVYTEDKKILNQFQKQFEELWNRSELILPYKKMKLLQSLRTKIHAYFFLFILRIFDWFGFRY, encoded by the coding sequence ATGTATTTATTTTCAGGAAATGGAGAATTAAGGACTTTGCAGATGATAGAAAAGGCTTACCCCTGGGCACATACAGTAGCAAAGTGGCTTATCGAAAAAAAAAGACAGATTCCTGAAATCCAAATCATTGTTATATTGGATACCCAGACAATAGAAAAGGCTTCCCTTACCCCTGTAAAAATTCCACCCCTCACCCGCCACAGGCTCGAGTCGGAAGGTATTATTGTTTTAAACGCGAGTCTTAGAGAAACCCTATATAATAAAAATAGAAAATTTCCGAAGATCTGTCGATTTCATGAAACCTGGGATAATAATAGACCTTACACCAAATCAGACTGGGTTTCCCTACAAAATCGCTGGCAAAGCCTGCACAATGTAGAAGACCATAGAAAAAACCTTGTCATAGATTCAGGGAAAGCCGGTTTGATTTTTTCTCACAACATCATCGATCAGGCTTATCTCTGGCAGGAAAATACATTTCTTTTACGTGGAACTATGGCTTCAGAACTCTGGAATATAGCTTTAGTTTCCCTTAAAAATGCTCTATCTCTTCCTATTCTTTTCTCCGAAGAAGAATTGCAATTAAAATCCCTTTTCACAAAAGAAACTGAACGAAAATCCCAAAACTATAACTCAAAAAATAAAATTCTGGAATCCGGTCCTGTAATCTTAAAGACAGTTATAAAAGAAATACATAATATAACAGAAAGCCATATTACGGAGATAATCCTGGCCTCAACTTATTTCTCCGATTTGAAAACCTTAGAAGAACTCTTACTGGTTTCAAAAACGGTTCGTCTTCGTATACTGGTGGATAATTGTCATGCCCTGGCCCTAAAACCTTTTCTTCGTTTTCTTTTACGAAACACGGTAAATCTTTCCTGTATTCATACCTGTAGAAAGAATGAAAATGTAGAACTAAGACTATTTCCCTCAAGACCTACAGAAATGATGCATTGTAAAGCCATTGCTTTTTTAGGGAAAAAAGCTTCCCTGATTGCCGGTCAGGCAAACTATACTCCGAACTCCTTTTCAGGGGCCTGGCTCGAAACCAATGTGTATACAGAGGATAAAAAGATTTTAAATCAATTTCAAAAACAATTTGAAGAACTTTGGAATCGATCTGAACTGATTCTCCCGTATAAAAAAATGAAACTCTTGCAGTCTCTTAGAACAAAAATTCATGCTTATTTCTTTCTCTTTATTCTCCGCATATTTGATTGGTTCGGTTTTCGCTATTGA